The proteins below are encoded in one region of Oncorhynchus masou masou isolate Uvic2021 chromosome 15, UVic_Omas_1.1, whole genome shotgun sequence:
- the LOC135556325 gene encoding palladin-like isoform X9, translating to MQTSTFNYARPKQFIAAQSPGGTVPVGGYVTQSSGSSGSSLPSPLSPPTSHKPFTRVTLPPFTKGSSIGSQSPSSPSFPPPPPPFLSSSSMSSPSGPSQDFPPPPPPPISSTPPFSPGHSSSSSPFTSMPQSPAGFLASVLPATPTSPSVNALGLPKGNGTISAFPRKQSRGTPRLASDSDIQGTKDAVIQDLERKLRFKEERMSNGQQRLTYEEKMARRLLGADNAATVLNTQQQDQEPVTQDSSSSDIESVPQKEYKVSSFEQRLISEMEFRLERSPAEESDDDVQHDEDSTGQGVVPFFDSKLKHYKVFEGMPVTFSCKVIGDPKPKVYWFKDGKQISKRSEHYRISRDADGTCNLHTAAASLDDDGNYTIMAGNPEGRVSCTGRMMVQAVNQRGRSQRSAPGHVRRPRSRSRDSGDENDNIQERHFRPHFLQAPGDLIVQESRLCRMDCKVSGLPTPDLIWQLNGQTIRPDSAHKMLVRENGVHSLVIEPVSSRDAGIYTCIASNRAGQNSFNLELIVAAKEIHKAPSFIEKLQNTAVAEGNPVRLECRVSAVPNPKIFWKKENESFTHNTDRISMHQDNCGYLCMIIQPAMKEDAGWYTVSAKNDAGIVSSTARLDVHTQWQQPNTPKPKKVRPSTSRYAALTERGLDVKAAFFPDSSPLQPGGLVESDDL from the exons ATGCAGActagcacattcaactatgccCGGCCCAAGCAGTTCATTGCTGCCCAGAGCCCCGGGGGGACAGTCCCTGTGGGGGGCTACGTCACCCAGTCCTCTGGCTCCTCTGGATCCAGCCtgccctcacccctctccccacccacCTCACACAAACCCTTCACCAGGGTCACCCTGCCTCCCTTCACTAAGGGCAGCAGCATCGGGTCTCAGTCCccgtcctctccctccttccctcctccaccccctcccttcctcagcagcagcagcatgtcTTCTCCATCAGGCCCCAGCCAAGACtttcccccaccccctcctccacccatctCCTCGACTCCCCCCTTCTCCCCCGGCCACTCCAGCAGCTCTTCCCCCTTCACTTCCATGCCCCAATCACCTGCTGGCTTCCTGGCCTCCGTCCTGCCAGCCACGCCCACGAGCCCGTCCGTCAACGCCCTGGGCCTGCCTAAAGGGAATGGGACTAT CAGTGCTTTTCCCCGGAAGCAGTCCAGAGGAACCCCACGCCTGGCCTCTGACTCTGACATCCAGGGAACCAAGGATGCTGTCATTCAGGACCTGGAGAGGAAGCTACGATTTAAGGAGGAGCGCATGAGCAATGGACAACAG AGGTTAACCTACGAGGAGAAGATGGCTCGCAGGCTGCTGGGGGCAGACAACGCAGCCACAGTACTAAACACACAGCAGCAGGACCAGGAGCCAGTCACACAG GACTCCAGTTCATCTGATATAGAATCGGTCCCTCAAAAG GAGTACAAGGTGTCCAGCTTCGAGCAGCGCCTGATCAGTGAGATGGAGTTCCGTCTGGAGCGCTCTCCGGCGGAGGAGTCTGACGACGATGTGCAGCATGACGAAGACTCTACAGGCCAGGGGGTGGTGCCATTCTTCGACAGCAAGCTCAAACACTACAAGGTGTTTGAGGGCATGCCCGTCACCTTCTCCTGCAAGGTCATCGGAGACCCCAAGccaaag GTCTACTGGTTTAAGGATGGGAAGCAGATCTCTAAGAGGAGTGAACACTATAGGATCAGCCGCGACGCTGACGGAACCTGCAACCTCCACACCGCCGCCGCCTCATTGGACGATGACGGCAACTACACCATCATGGCTGGAAACCCCGAG ggGAGggtgagctgtactggcaggatGATGGTCCAGGCAGTgaaccagagagggaggagcCAGCGTTCTGCACCTGGACATGTTCGCAG ACCTAGGTCTCGGTCCAGAGACAGTGGTGATGAGAACGACAATATCCAGGAGCGTCACTTCCGCCCCCATTTCCTGCAGGCGCCCGGTGACCTCATCGTCCAGGAGAGCAGGCTCTGCCGGATGGACTGCAAG GTGAGTGGCTTGCCTACACCAGATCTGATCTGGCAGTTGAATGGTCAGACCATCCGTCCTGACTCCGCCCACAAGATGCTAGTGAGGGAGAATGGCGTACACTCATTGGTCATCGAGCCCGTGTCCAGCCGCGACGCAggcatctacacctgcatcgcTAGCAACCGCGCGGGACAGAACTCCTTCAACCTGGAACTCATTGTCGCAG cCAAAGAGATTCACAAGGCTCCTTCGTTCATCGAGAAGCTGCAGAACACTGCTGTTGCCGAGGGTAACCCTGTACGTCTGGAGTGCCGTGTGTCGGCTGTCCCCAACCCAAAGATCTTCTGGAAGAAAGAGAACGAGTCTTTCACTCACAATACAGACAGGATCAG CATGCACCAGGACAACTGTGGCTACCTGTGTATGATCATCCAGCCAGCCATGAAGGAGGATGCTGGTTGGTACACCGTGTCAGCCAAAAATGACGCTGGCATCGTGTCCAGCACCGCACGACTCGACGTCCACA CTCAGTGGCAGCAGCCCAACACTCCCAAGCCTAAGAAGGTGCGTCCGTCTACGAGTCGCTACGCAGCgttgacagagagaggactggacgTGAAGGCAGCCTTCTTCCCTGACTCCAGCCCCCTGCAGCCTGGAGGCCTGGTGGAGAGTGATGACCTGTAG